One segment of Desulfosudis oleivorans Hxd3 DNA contains the following:
- a CDS encoding LL-diaminopimelate aminotransferase encodes MIKINEHFLKLQSSYLFSEIAKRVNAHQATHPDQSIIKLGIGDATQPLCPACLDAFHKAVDEMGTASSFRGYGPEQGYAFLREAVAANDYQARGADIQPDEVFISDGAKCDTGNFQELFATDIRVAIPDPVYPVYLDTNVMAGRTGAFENGRYGNIVYMECTAQNSFLPAIPKEPADLVYLCFPNNPTGAVATKEYLQAWVDWALDAKALILFDAAYEAFIRDPSIPKTIYEIPGARKVAVEFRSFSKTAGFTGTRCAFSVVPKECMAYDTSGKAHALHALWNRRHCTKFNGVSYPVQRAAEAVYSPEGKAQAKEMIRTYMANADRITAAMAGMGFSYVGGDHSPYIWVDTKTDSWAFFDTLLTKAGVVCTPGGGFGKCGAQYIRLSAFNSYANVDAAMKRMAEVFGKA; translated from the coding sequence ATGATCAAGATCAACGAACACTTTTTAAAACTCCAGTCCTCCTACCTGTTTTCAGAAATCGCCAAACGGGTAAACGCCCACCAGGCAACCCATCCCGACCAGTCCATCATCAAGCTGGGCATCGGCGACGCCACGCAGCCCCTGTGTCCGGCCTGCCTGGACGCCTTTCATAAAGCCGTGGATGAAATGGGTACGGCATCCTCTTTTCGCGGGTACGGGCCGGAGCAGGGATACGCGTTTTTGAGGGAAGCCGTCGCGGCCAACGATTACCAGGCCCGGGGTGCCGACATTCAACCCGACGAGGTGTTTATCAGCGACGGGGCCAAGTGCGACACCGGCAATTTTCAGGAGCTGTTTGCCACAGACATTCGGGTCGCCATTCCCGACCCGGTCTACCCGGTCTACCTGGACACCAATGTCATGGCCGGCCGCACCGGGGCCTTTGAAAACGGCCGTTACGGCAACATCGTTTACATGGAGTGCACCGCGCAAAACAGTTTTCTGCCGGCCATTCCCAAAGAGCCGGCAGACCTGGTCTACCTCTGCTTTCCCAACAACCCCACCGGCGCCGTGGCCACAAAGGAATACCTTCAGGCATGGGTGGACTGGGCTCTGGATGCAAAGGCCCTGATCCTTTTTGACGCCGCCTACGAGGCCTTTATCCGTGACCCGTCCATTCCTAAGACGATTTATGAGATTCCGGGCGCCCGCAAGGTGGCGGTGGAGTTTCGCAGCTTTTCCAAAACCGCCGGGTTCACCGGCACCCGGTGCGCCTTTTCCGTGGTGCCAAAAGAGTGCATGGCCTACGACACCAGCGGCAAGGCCCACGCACTGCACGCATTGTGGAACCGGCGTCACTGCACCAAGTTCAACGGCGTCTCCTACCCGGTGCAGCGGGCCGCTGAAGCCGTTTACAGCCCCGAGGGCAAGGCCCAGGCAAAAGAGATGATTCGCACCTACATGGCCAATGCCGACAGAATTACCGCGGCCATGGCCGGCATGGGCTTTTCCTACGTGGGCGGGGACCATTCGCCCTATATCTGGGTGGACACGAAAACCGATTCCTGGGCGTTTTTTGATACCCTGCTGACAAAGGCCGGGGTGGTGTGTACCCCGGGCGGGGGATTTGGAAAGTGCGGCGCACAGTATATCCGCCTGTCGGCATTTAACAGCTACGCCAATGTGGATGCGGCCATGAAGCGCATGGCAGAGGTTTTTGGGAAGGCGTAA
- a CDS encoding TVP38/TMEM64 family protein produces the protein MALSRTKKLVLLAIAVLLLAAFGYLVWRYVPVRDLVALVNEEIPPWLFVCLMALLPLVGAPISLFYALAGIVFPMGMGVLVTALVIPFHLAGFFLLARAVKTPIERILARRGHRPPAIPAHRRASFCLIMNMLPIPYVVKNYLQPLAGIRFPLFFWVSWPVQLVLALPMVLIGSAATDMDPVLLSIAVVLFAGMYAVVRRIEKRYAGAIPAQDDGEEPSDTAL, from the coding sequence ATGGCGTTGTCACGCACTAAAAAACTGGTTTTACTTGCCATAGCAGTGCTGCTGCTGGCGGCTTTCGGGTACCTGGTCTGGCGGTACGTTCCCGTAAGAGACCTGGTGGCCCTTGTCAATGAAGAGATACCGCCCTGGCTGTTTGTCTGCCTCATGGCCCTGCTGCCCCTGGTCGGGGCTCCCATCAGCCTGTTCTATGCCCTTGCCGGTATTGTCTTTCCCATGGGGATGGGCGTCCTGGTCACGGCCCTTGTTATTCCGTTTCACCTGGCCGGCTTTTTTTTACTGGCCCGGGCCGTGAAAACCCCCATTGAAAGGATACTGGCCCGGCGGGGCCACAGGCCCCCGGCAATTCCGGCCCACCGACGGGCCAGCTTCTGCCTGATCATGAACATGCTGCCCATTCCCTATGTGGTAAAAAACTACCTGCAACCCCTGGCCGGCATTCGGTTTCCCCTTTTCTTCTGGGTCTCCTGGCCGGTGCAGCTGGTCCTGGCCCTGCCCATGGTGCTGATCGGCAGCGCGGCCACGGACATGGACCCCGTGCTGCTGAGCATTGCAGTGGTGCTGTTTGCCGGAATGTATGCCGTGGTGCGGCGCATTGAAAAACGGTACGCCGGCGCTATTCCGGCGCAGGATGACGGGGAGGAACCGTCCGATACGGCCTTGTGA
- the ftsZ gene encoding cell division protein FtsZ, translating to MAFSFVESEKRAKIKVIGVGGAGGNAINNMIDADLKGVEFIVANTDAQALEMSKATIKIQIGVEVTQGLGAGANPEIGKEAAMENADAIRSAVEGAHMVFITEGCGGGTGTGASPVVAEICKELGILTVAVVTKPFSFEGKKRARQAEEGIAALKDLADTVITIPNDRLRAIASKSARMVDMFRKADEVLHHSVRGISDLIMVPGLVNLDFADVKTIMSKAGMALMGIGVAHGENRAVDAAERAIAHPLLEDFSISGAKGVLINITSTSDMTFEEMTEASDRIHQEVGDDTEIIWGQTIDESLGDEMRITVIATGIGQEKDTVVDIKRGRVRDITPADLEKVSVSSLETPTFRRVQEVSGDSPGSSYRGYKGIIYSDDDLDIPTFLRKKAD from the coding sequence ATGGCTTTCTCATTTGTTGAGAGCGAAAAAAGGGCAAAAATCAAGGTAATCGGTGTGGGCGGCGCCGGCGGCAACGCCATTAACAACATGATCGACGCCGATCTCAAGGGCGTGGAGTTCATTGTTGCCAACACTGACGCTCAGGCGCTGGAGATGTCAAAGGCCACGATCAAAATTCAGATCGGGGTCGAGGTGACCCAGGGGCTGGGGGCCGGTGCCAACCCGGAAATCGGCAAAGAGGCGGCCATGGAGAATGCCGACGCCATCCGGTCCGCGGTGGAGGGGGCCCACATGGTCTTTATCACCGAGGGATGCGGCGGCGGCACCGGCACCGGGGCGTCTCCGGTGGTGGCCGAGATCTGCAAGGAGCTGGGCATCCTTACTGTGGCCGTGGTCACCAAGCCTTTCTCTTTTGAGGGAAAGAAGCGGGCCCGGCAGGCGGAAGAAGGCATTGCCGCGCTCAAAGACCTGGCCGACACGGTGATCACCATTCCCAATGACCGGCTGCGGGCCATTGCCTCCAAGAGCGCCCGTATGGTGGACATGTTCCGCAAAGCCGACGAGGTGCTCCATCACTCGGTGCGGGGTATTTCCGACCTGATCATGGTGCCCGGCCTGGTGAACCTGGACTTTGCCGACGTCAAGACCATCATGTCCAAGGCCGGTATGGCCCTCATGGGCATCGGCGTGGCCCATGGCGAGAACCGGGCCGTGGATGCCGCGGAACGGGCCATCGCCCATCCGCTGCTGGAAGATTTTTCCATTTCCGGCGCCAAGGGCGTGCTGATCAACATCACCAGCACCAGCGATATGACCTTTGAGGAGATGACCGAGGCGTCGGATCGCATTCACCAGGAAGTGGGTGACGACACCGAGATCATCTGGGGCCAGACCATCGACGAGTCCCTGGGCGACGAGATGCGCATCACCGTGATCGCCACGGGCATCGGCCAGGAAAAGGATACGGTGGTGGACATCAAACGGGGCCGGGTACGGGACATCACCCCCGCCGATCTGGAGAAGGTGTCGGTGTCGAGCCTGGAAACACCCACCTTCCGGCGGGTGCAGGAGGTGTCCGGTGATTCACCGGGGTCCTCTTACCGGGGCTACAAGGGCATCATCTACAGTGACGATGACCTGGACATTCCGACCTTTCTGCGCAAGAAGGCCGACTGA
- the ftsA gene encoding cell division protein FtsA, which translates to MREQDIIVGLDIGTTKICTVVGEKDGDKINIIGIGTHPSEGLRKGVVVNMESTVASIKKAVEEAELMAGYEISDVYVGIAGGHINSFNSRGVIAIKGREITANDVSRVIDAASAVAIPMDREIIHVLPQEYIVDDEPGIQNPVGMTGVRLEVKIHIVTGAVTSAHNIVKCANRAGLNVCDIVLESLASGEAVLTDEEKSLGTALIDLGGGTTDLAVFYGGNIRHTFVLALGGNNLTNDIAIGLRTPHTEAEKIKKKYAISGTAAGIGNDEIEVKSTGGREPKKLPRQILSEIVTPRVEEIFTLVNREIFSKGAEELITSGVVLTGGTALLEGICDVAESIINQPTRLGRPAGIAGLVDVVNNPMYATGVGLVIYGARNDGDRKFRIRDANIFNRIIGRMRRWFKDIV; encoded by the coding sequence ATGCGGGAGCAGGACATAATCGTCGGCCTGGATATCGGCACGACAAAAATATGCACCGTGGTCGGTGAAAAAGACGGTGACAAGATTAACATCATCGGCATCGGCACCCATCCCTCGGAAGGGCTGCGCAAGGGCGTGGTGGTGAACATGGAGTCCACCGTGGCCTCCATCAAGAAGGCCGTGGAAGAGGCCGAACTCATGGCCGGGTACGAGATTTCCGACGTCTACGTGGGCATTGCCGGAGGCCACATCAACAGCTTCAACAGCCGGGGTGTGATCGCCATCAAGGGCCGGGAGATCACCGCCAACGATGTATCCCGCGTCATTGACGCGGCCAGTGCCGTGGCCATTCCCATGGACCGGGAGATTATTCACGTGCTGCCCCAGGAGTACATCGTGGACGATGAGCCGGGCATTCAGAACCCGGTGGGCATGACCGGCGTGCGCCTGGAGGTGAAGATTCACATCGTTACCGGCGCCGTGACCTCGGCCCACAACATCGTCAAGTGCGCCAACCGGGCCGGGCTGAACGTGTGCGACATCGTGCTGGAGTCCCTGGCCTCGGGCGAGGCGGTGCTGACCGACGAGGAAAAGAGCCTGGGCACGGCGCTGATCGACCTGGGCGGCGGCACCACCGATCTGGCCGTGTTTTACGGCGGCAACATCCGGCACACCTTTGTGCTGGCCCTGGGCGGCAACAACCTGACCAACGATATTGCCATCGGCCTTCGCACGCCCCATACCGAGGCGGAAAAGATCAAGAAGAAATATGCCATTTCCGGAACGGCCGCCGGTATCGGCAACGACGAGATCGAGGTGAAGAGCACCGGCGGCCGGGAACCCAAGAAACTGCCCCGCCAGATTTTAAGCGAAATTGTCACCCCCCGGGTGGAGGAGATATTCACCCTGGTCAACCGGGAGATATTCAGCAAGGGGGCCGAGGAGCTGATCACCTCCGGCGTGGTGCTCACCGGCGGCACGGCCCTGCTGGAAGGGATCTGTGACGTGGCCGAATCCATCATCAACCAGCCTACCCGCCTGGGGCGGCCGGCCGGCATCGCCGGCCTGGTGGACGTGGTGAACAACCCCATGTACGCCACCGGCGTGGGCCTGGTGATTTACGGCGCCCGCAATGACGGGGATCGCAAGTTCCGCATTCGGGACGCCAACATCTTCAATCGGATCATCGGCCGCATGCGGCGGTGGTTCAAGGATATTGTATAG